The sequence below is a genomic window from Candidatus Methanoplasma termitum.
TGTCATCGGCGCCAGTGCGGACGGCGATGGATTCAGAGTGACGATCGAATCCGGAGAGAATATACACTGCAGATCGGTCGTGATCGCAACGGGCGTCTCCAGAATGAAACTGAACATCCCCGGTGAGAAAGAATTCTTCGGCAAGGGAGTTAGCTATTGCGCAGAGTGCGATTGCAATTTCTTTAAAGGCCTGAGGGTTGCTGTGATCGGAAACGAGTCAAAGGCTGCGATATCTTCCGAGCTCATGACGAAGTATGCCTCAAAGGTGTACTGGGTAACTAAGAACAGCTCGGCAGACAGGAAGCTTGTGGACAAAGCATTGGCCGCAGGAGTTGAGATCATCGACAGGGGGGCAAAAGAGATCATCGGAAAAGAGAATGTGAGCTCCCTGCTTCTCGACAACGGCAGTGCGATCGGCGTCGACGGCGTGTTCATTGAATTGGGAGGAAGATCGTCCTCCGATATAGCGATGGATCTGGGAGTTGTGCCGGAGGTCGATGACTCGATCAAAGTCAACAAAAAAGCAGAAACCTCGGTTGCGGGCGTATTCGCATGCGGGGACATAACGGGAGAACCGTGGCAGCTGGCCAAAGCCGTCGGCGAGGGGGCGGTTGCCGGAAACAACGCCGCAGGCAGAGCAAAGGGCATAAAATGACCGTCGAGGACATTATCTCCAGCATGCTCAGGGAAGAAGGCGGGTTCCAGAAAGCCTTCAAGAGCATGCTTGACGAAGAATTGGAAATATCGCTGAGCGAGTTCTGCTCGATATCCGGCATCTCCCAAAGCACGATGTACAAGATACTTGAAGAGAACCGCGAGCCAAATCTGAGAACCATACGGCAGATAATCCATGCCCTGAATGTCATCAGCAGGTCCGAGGACGATAATTTCGTTGCGGTCATCGCATCGTCCACTTTCTTTGAGTCCCTTCCGAAGACAATGGAGGTTGAAGGCCGGACGATAAAGATCAAAGAATACCCCATTTCAACAGTGGAGGACGCAATAATAGCGGCCGTGAGAGCAGAGCGCGACGGCGCGCTGGCTATAGTGTGTGCGCCCATAATAGCGGTCACTGTGAAGAAGATCCTGCGCATCCCGGTCTCGCCGGTCATGCCCCTCGGAAGCGTCCTCAAAGCACTTGATATCGTTAAAGGTCTGGTCTGAACAAATTAAAATACCAGCTTAACTATTTAATCGACAATAGGGGAGTGTGTAATTCTGTTCGAATTACAGGTTGTCAGCAATACACCGATGAATGCAGTAGCGGACAAAGACATTGTCGCAGAGACCTTCTTGGTACAGATCGGGTACATACCTAAAGGATATGATCCGAAAACATCGGCCTCGAGCGTGAGGGACAGCGTCCCTTACAGACTTTTTATGGATTTCTTCATGAAGAACATGGGCAAAGCGTGGGCGGTCGAAGAGCTTGCCGCTCTTTTGGAAACAACGAAACCTACGATCTACCGCCACATAAACAAACTGAAATCAATGGATCTTTTGGAAAGCATCGACGTTGAATTCGACGGGGCGATGAGGAAAGGATACAGGATCAGATACGGGGATCTCTCCAAGGCGTGGAGTTTCACCGAGGCCAATGTGAACATGGCA
It includes:
- a CDS encoding winged helix-turn-helix domain-containing protein translates to MNAVADKDIVAETFLVQIGYIPKGYDPKTSASSVRDSVPYRLFMDFFMKNMGKAWAVEELAALLETTKPTIYRHINKLKSMDLLESIDVEFDGAMRKGYRIRYGDLSKAWSFTEANVNMAMENYKRTVSHFQSLAKAEKE
- a CDS encoding transcriptional regulator yields the protein MTVEDIISSMLREEGGFQKAFKSMLDEELEISLSEFCSISGISQSTMYKILEENREPNLRTIRQIIHALNVISRSEDDNFVAVIASSTFFESLPKTMEVEGRTIKIKEYPISTVEDAIIAAVRAERDGALAIVCAPIIAVTVKKILRIPVSPVMPLGSVLKALDIVKGLV
- a CDS encoding NAD(P)/FAD-dependent oxidoreductase, whose product is MNADVVVIGCGPAGLQAGIHSSRRKADTVIVGKLKNSALSGAHIENYFGLGGKTDGSVLLKAGLEQALSFGCRHIDRNVIGASADGDGFRVTIESGENIHCRSVVIATGVSRMKLNIPGEKEFFGKGVSYCAECDCNFFKGLRVAVIGNESKAAISSELMTKYASKVYWVTKNSSADRKLVDKALAAGVEIIDRGAKEIIGKENVSSLLLDNGSAIGVDGVFIELGGRSSSDIAMDLGVVPEVDDSIKVNKKAETSVAGVFACGDITGEPWQLAKAVGEGAVAGNNAAGRAKGIK